In one Maledivibacter sp. genomic region, the following are encoded:
- a CDS encoding bifunctional riboflavin kinase/FAD synthetase, producing the protein MEVIYSLEEIDKIPYMTGVSLGSFDGLHKGHLTLINTLKERCLKENLKSVIYTFANHPRQLINSKKPPRLIIKNQQKIELLRKIGIDYLVLVKFDSFQQNISAKDFLEKILLDKLNMGCMIVGEDCRFGKKAEGDINMLKDFSKKYEFDLTVVPPVKIDDEIISSTAIRNQISNGLMDKANLFLGRNYSIKGKVIKGKQFGAKRGFPTANISVDINLCFPKNGVYITKTIIDNNVYNSITNVGFNPTFNQTNYNIETNIFDFDQNIYGKEVEVEFLHRIRAEKKFDNVDQLYGQINDDKAYAKDYFDTVR; encoded by the coding sequence ATGGAAGTAATATATTCATTAGAAGAAATAGATAAGATACCTTATATGACAGGGGTTTCTCTTGGCTCCTTTGATGGGCTTCATAAAGGACATCTAACATTGATTAATACCTTAAAGGAAAGATGCTTAAAAGAGAACCTAAAAAGTGTAATTTACACATTTGCAAATCATCCGAGGCAGCTAATTAATTCAAAAAAACCACCAAGACTAATTATCAAAAACCAACAAAAAATAGAATTGTTAAGAAAAATTGGCATTGATTATTTAGTTTTAGTGAAATTTGATAGTTTTCAGCAAAACATAAGTGCCAAGGATTTTTTAGAGAAAATTTTACTTGATAAATTAAATATGGGTTGTATGATTGTCGGTGAGGATTGTCGATTTGGTAAAAAAGCTGAAGGCGATATAAATATGTTAAAGGATTTTTCAAAGAAATATGAATTTGACTTAACAGTGGTGCCTCCGGTTAAGATAGATGATGAGATTATAAGTAGTACAGCTATTAGAAATCAAATATCTAATGGATTAATGGACAAGGCAAATTTATTTCTTGGAAGAAATTATTCTATTAAGGGAAAAGTTATAAAAGGCAAACAATTTGGTGCAAAGCGTGGTTTTCCAACAGCTAATATTTCAGTGGATATTAACCTGTGTTTTCCTAAAAATGGAGTTTATATTACTAAAACAATTATAGACAATAATGTATACAACAGTATAACAAATGTGGGCTTTAACCCTACATTTAATCAAACTAACTATAATATTGAGACTAATATATTTGATTTTGACCAAAACATATATGGCAAAGAAGTCGAAGTTGAATTTCTTCATAGAATAAGAGCTGAAAAAAAATTCGATAATGTAGATCAGTTATATGGTCAAATTAATGATGATAAAGCTTATGCCAAGGACTATTTTGATACAGTTAGATAA
- the rpsO gene encoding 30S ribosomal protein S15, producing the protein MALTKEIKDQIISEHKVHESDTGSPEVQISLLTFRINELNDHLKTHKKDHHSRRGLLKMVGKRRNLLNYLKNKDIERYRALIAKLGLRK; encoded by the coding sequence ATGGCTTTAACAAAAGAAATTAAGGATCAAATAATAAGTGAACATAAGGTTCATGAATCAGATACTGGTTCTCCTGAGGTGCAAATCTCATTACTTACTTTCAGAATTAATGAATTAAATGATCATTTAAAAACTCATAAAAAAGATCATCATTCAAGAAGAGGTCTTTTAAAGATGGTTGGTAAAAGAAGAAATCTTCTTAACTATCTTAAGAACAAGGACATCGAAAGATATAGAGCATTAATTGCTAAACTTGGATTGAGAAAATAG
- a CDS encoding bifunctional oligoribonuclease/PAP phosphatase NrnA — MINEDILNILRGRKNVIILPHILPDGDTLGSSLALGHVLRHLGQNVSIVLDDEIPSNLNFLVGDNNIMSTNLFLSSNPSLDLIITIDTSDVERLGDRYRLLDLSEEILNIDHHRTNTYYGKYNIVDSKASSCGEIIYEIIKELVQEINREVATYLYVSLSTDTGSFKYSNTTPKTLRIAASLLETGIDTTYIITELYQNKPFNRIKLIADALSTLEIFYNGKLAVVYVTEKMFESNNITSANADGIVEYARDIKGVEVAVFLKQLAPSEIKVGFRSKYDIDVSAIAADFNGGGHKKASGCTIFDTMENAKEIMVKKFKNIF, encoded by the coding sequence ATGATTAATGAAGATATTTTAAATATATTAAGGGGAAGAAAAAATGTAATTATTCTTCCCCATATCCTTCCCGATGGAGATACATTAGGGTCTTCTTTAGCACTAGGACATGTTCTTAGGCATTTGGGACAGAATGTATCAATTGTTCTTGATGATGAAATACCATCAAATCTAAACTTTTTAGTAGGCGATAATAATATTATGTCTACTAATTTATTTTTAAGTTCTAATCCTTCTCTGGACTTAATAATTACTATAGATACCAGTGATGTTGAAAGATTAGGGGATAGATATAGGCTGTTAGATTTGAGTGAAGAAATTTTGAATATTGATCATCATAGGACAAATACCTATTATGGCAAATATAATATAGTGGATTCAAAAGCTTCTTCCTGTGGAGAAATAATATATGAGATCATAAAAGAATTAGTTCAAGAAATAAATAGGGAAGTTGCAACCTATCTTTATGTATCTTTATCCACGGATACGGGAAGCTTTAAATATAGTAATACTACACCAAAGACTTTAAGGATAGCGGCATCCTTATTAGAAACAGGTATAGATACAACATATATTATTACTGAGCTATATCAAAATAAGCCATTTAATAGAATTAAGCTTATAGCCGATGCATTAAGCACATTAGAAATTTTTTATAATGGGAAACTGGCTGTTGTTTATGTTACGGAAAAGATGTTTGAAAGTAATAACATTACCTCTGCCAATGCCGATGGTATTGTCGAATATGCCCGTGATATTAAGGGGGTTGAGGTAGCTGTTTTTCTTAAACAATTGGCTCCAAGTGAAATAAAAGTAGGGTTTCGTTCCAAATATGATATAGATGTGAGTGCTATAGCAGCAGATTTCAATGGTGGAGGGCATAAAAAAGCATCAGGATGTACTATATTTGATACCATGGAAAATGCTAAAGAGATTATGGTTAAAAAATTTAAAAATATATTCTAA
- the truB gene encoding tRNA pseudouridine(55) synthase TruB has translation MKGILNILKPPNMTSHDVVSVVRKKLNFKKVGHTGTLDPMAVGVLPVCIGKATKVIEYMQNDTKVYRAELTLGTAMDTQDRWGNIISTSDKVVSEKAIIDAINSFKGEVLQTPPMYSALKYKGKKLYELAREGKEIEREARKIYIYYINILKVVENKVLFDVKCSKGTYIRTLCHDIGESLGTGGHMSFLARLKSGAFKLEDTITIEEFKESDIEAIKNNYFYSVDYPLKNIPRVDVVPSAAKSTLNGVSIKVGSFRSDTKLADKDLVKIFIEEKFVGLGIYNKRTDNSYIKIKKMF, from the coding sequence ATGAAAGGAATACTAAACATTTTAAAACCACCAAATATGACATCCCATGATGTTGTATCTGTAGTAAGAAAAAAGTTGAATTTTAAAAAGGTAGGACACACTGGAACCTTGGATCCAATGGCAGTAGGGGTATTACCTGTGTGCATAGGTAAAGCTACTAAGGTTATTGAATATATGCAAAATGACACGAAGGTATATAGAGCAGAATTAACATTAGGTACGGCTATGGATACACAAGACAGATGGGGAAATATTATATCAACTAGTGACAAAGTAGTTTCAGAGAAAGCTATAATTGATGCAATAAATTCTTTCAAGGGAGAGGTACTTCAAACTCCTCCAATGTATTCAGCATTGAAGTACAAAGGTAAGAAGCTTTATGAACTGGCTAGAGAAGGAAAAGAGATTGAGCGTGAAGCTAGAAAGATATATATTTATTATATAAATATATTAAAAGTTGTTGAAAACAAGGTGCTTTTTGATGTAAAATGTTCTAAAGGAACATATATTAGAACATTGTGTCATGATATAGGTGAGTCCCTGGGTACAGGTGGACATATGTCCTTTTTAGCTAGGCTTAAGAGTGGTGCTTTTAAGCTTGAAGACACAATTACTATAGAGGAATTTAAAGAGTCTGATATAGAAGCTATTAAAAACAATTATTTCTATTCAGTTGATTATCCATTAAAGAATATTCCTAGGGTGGATGTGGTACCGTCAGCGGCTAAGTCTACTTTGAATGGAGTATCGATTAAAGTAGGTAGCTTTAGATCAGATACTAAACTAGCAGATAAAGATTTAGTAAAGATTTTTATAGAAGAAAAATTTGTGGGCCTTGGTATATATAATAAAAGGACAGATAATTCTTATATAAAAATAAAAAAAATGTTCTAA